A genomic segment from Pseudoduganella chitinolytica encodes:
- a CDS encoding Hcp family type VI secretion system effector, with protein sequence MAIDVYLQIDGIKGESTDEKHKEWIECKSVGWGVLQPKSATASTGGGHTAERCEHQDIVIMKLADLSSPVLLQTCAAGKTIPKAKLEFMRADAMGERIKYYEIEIENVLIGAVTPAVKEGDILAESVALKFSKIRWRYTQQKITGGAGGNTSGGWDLAANRIA encoded by the coding sequence ATGGCTATCGACGTTTATCTGCAAATTGATGGGATCAAGGGGGAATCCACCGACGAGAAGCACAAGGAATGGATCGAATGCAAATCGGTCGGCTGGGGCGTGCTGCAGCCCAAGTCGGCCACCGCGTCCACCGGCGGCGGCCACACGGCCGAGCGCTGCGAGCACCAGGACATCGTCATCATGAAGCTGGCCGACCTGTCCTCGCCGGTCCTGCTGCAGACGTGCGCCGCGGGCAAGACCATTCCGAAGGCGAAGCTGGAATTCATGCGCGCCGACGCGATGGGTGAGCGCATCAAGTACTACGAGATCGAGATCGAAAACGTGCTGATCGGCGCCGTGACGCCGGCCGTCAAGGAAGGCGACATCCTTGCCGAATCGGTCGCGCTGAAGTTCTCCAAGATCCGTTGGCGCTACACCCAGCAGAAGATCACCGGCGGCGCCGGCGGCAACACTTCCGGCGGCTGGGACCTGGCGGCCAATCGCATTGCCTGA
- a CDS encoding AAA family ATPase, protein MTSLATIPRTDLHLRLHDRVPGQLHAIATMTQRLQAARAGRGDPGGPLAAGLFVGPGEAGRTRTALALAELVYGGAQALVAVDMAACTRPHEVEALRQVLADLLRRDPRRVLLLDRLERAHPAAVTLLRQLLAHGTLDGADVRQAIVVATTDIGASTIAQACHGRGTAALPAPLELELLLRPALARQFGAALLERLQLVPFYPAPGPAAMPQRLRAA, encoded by the coding sequence ATGACGAGTTTAGCAACGATACCGCGCACCGATCTGCACCTGCGCCTGCACGACCGCGTGCCCGGCCAGCTGCACGCGATCGCCACCATGACGCAGCGCCTGCAGGCGGCCCGGGCCGGCCGCGGCGATCCGGGCGGTCCGCTGGCGGCCGGCCTGTTCGTCGGGCCCGGCGAGGCCGGTCGCACGCGCACGGCGCTGGCCCTGGCCGAACTGGTGTACGGCGGCGCCCAGGCGCTGGTCGCCGTCGACATGGCCGCGTGCACCCGGCCGCACGAGGTCGAAGCGCTGCGCCAGGTGCTGGCGGACCTGCTGCGGCGCGACCCGCGCCGGGTCCTGCTGCTCGACCGGCTGGAACGCGCCCACCCGGCCGCCGTGACGTTGCTGCGCCAGTTGCTGGCGCACGGCACGCTGGACGGCGCCGACGTGCGCCAGGCCATCGTTGTCGCCACGACCGACATCGGCGCCAGCACGATTGCCCAGGCCTGCCACGGCCGGGGCACGGCCGCGCTGCCGGCGCCGCTGGAGCTGGAACTGCTGCTGCGTCCGGCGCTGGCCCGCCAGTTCGGCGCGGCGCTGCTCGAGCGCCTGCAACTGGTGCCGTTCTATCCGGCGCCAGGCCCGGCCGCCATGCCGCAACGCCTGCGCGCCGCTTGA
- a CDS encoding tetratricopeptide repeat protein, whose protein sequence is MRNTVRTVLPLVTSLLLLSACATDPATGTAAPTLAAALGDAERSVAAGDVERAITMLRGAGAKFPAEKAPWMQLAQLKFDRGAYGEAISAALEGLRRDPHDRQGNSIVAVGGLRLSTRALADLSKQHHLGGPLRTEAQHLAGLLRTSLGEDVLVPAVQKPIRPVAKPRPVTVNSGAQGRAPTATVTSQSGSADPFGALK, encoded by the coding sequence ATGAGAAATACTGTACGAACCGTCCTGCCGCTCGTGACGAGCCTCTTGTTGTTGAGCGCCTGTGCGACCGATCCCGCCACCGGCACCGCGGCGCCGACGCTTGCCGCCGCGCTGGGCGATGCTGAACGCAGTGTCGCCGCCGGCGACGTCGAACGCGCCATCACGATGTTGCGTGGCGCGGGCGCGAAGTTCCCGGCCGAGAAGGCCCCATGGATGCAGCTCGCGCAACTGAAGTTCGACCGGGGCGCCTATGGCGAGGCGATCAGCGCCGCGCTGGAAGGCCTGCGGCGCGACCCGCACGACCGGCAGGGCAACAGCATCGTGGCCGTCGGCGGCCTGCGCCTGTCGACCAGGGCGCTGGCCGATCTCAGCAAGCAGCATCACCTGGGCGGCCCGCTGCGCACCGAGGCGCAGCACCTGGCCGGCCTGCTGCGCACCAGCCTGGGCGAGGACGTGCTGGTGCCGGCGGTGCAGAAGCCGATCCGGCCCGTCGCCAAGCCCCGTCCCGTCACCGTCAACAGCGGCGCCCAGGGCCGCGCCCCCACGGCGACCGTCACGTCGCAGTCGGGCAGCGCGGATCCGTTCGGCGCGCTGAAGTAG
- the tssJ gene encoding type VI secretion system lipoprotein TssJ: MTRIATCIAVTVGAATLAACGAVLQMAGVQRPPEVPDAQKPPRTVSIRLHAANSLNSGKGGPPLALVARVYTLRQAEAFERVPYGGFADAQTERELLGADLLAVREVLLLPGQHYEVREKVSREAGFIGVVALFRAPDGQRWRAAFPAAAAEQAGITLGLHGCAMTTGVGAPPRQRQLARPLSEARCT, encoded by the coding sequence ATGACACGCATCGCAACCTGTATTGCCGTGACAGTTGGCGCCGCCACGCTGGCTGCCTGCGGCGCCGTGCTGCAGATGGCCGGCGTCCAGCGTCCGCCCGAGGTGCCGGACGCGCAGAAACCGCCGCGCACCGTCAGCATCCGGTTGCACGCGGCGAACAGCCTGAACAGTGGCAAGGGCGGCCCGCCGCTGGCACTGGTGGCGCGTGTCTACACGCTGCGCCAGGCCGAAGCGTTCGAACGGGTACCCTATGGCGGCTTCGCCGATGCGCAAACGGAACGCGAGCTGCTGGGCGCGGACCTGCTGGCCGTGCGCGAGGTGCTGCTGCTCCCCGGACAGCACTACGAAGTGCGGGAGAAGGTCAGCCGCGAGGCCGGTTTCATCGGCGTCGTGGCGCTGTTTCGCGCGCCGGATGGCCAGCGCTGGCGCGCTGCCTTCCCCGCCGCCGCCGCCGAACAGGCGGGCATCACTCTGGGCCTGCACGGCTGCGCCATGACGACCGGCGTGGGCGCCCCGCCGCGCCAGCGCCAATTGGCACGGCCACTGTCCGAAGCACGCTGCACCTGA